The genomic DNA ATGAGTGCTGCACTTGCTGGCATCTTTATTGGTCTGTAATACGATAGTCAATTAGCGAAAATACTGAAGCCGTTGCAGAGATGCAGCGGCTTTTTTATTACATCTGGTATACAGCGCTGGCAGGGTTAAGAGACATTGCGGGGGATCACGTTTGTTTATTTGGTTTAAGACGTCAAGGTGGATTGTTACTAAACTGGATTGAAGAATGAAAGTGAGGGATAACCAATGAATAAGCACGAAGCTATCAACTATTTAGAACTGCCTGCAAAAGATATTTCTGCAACAAAAGCATTCTTCACAACTGTTTTTAAGTGGACGTTTGTCGATTATGGCCCTGAATATTCAGCATTCAGTGACTCTGGTATTGAAGGTGGCTTTTATCAGTCTGATTTAATGAGTACCACGTTGAAAGGGGCGGCGTTAATTGTGTTCTATAGTGATAAGTTGGAACAAACACAAGCGAAGGTCGAGCAAGCGGGTGGGGCGATCATCAAACCTATATTTACCTTCCCCGGAGGTCGACGTTTTCATTTTATCGAGCCAAGTGGCAATGAGTTTGCGGTGTGGTCGGATAAAGAATAAAGCGCCACGTTACGCCGTTATTTTATGGTCTATGTATCAAGATAAGAGGCAATGAAATGTTTCATCGCCCTTTATATGATGGTGGTTACTTAGCGCGCTTCGTCATCAAACTGTTTAATCAGTACAGAGGTATCAGCACGGCTGTAGCCACGTTGTTGCAACGAAGCGTAACGCTCATCTACTTGCTTGGCCAATGGCAGGTCAACACCTAGCTTATCGGCAGCATCAAAGCAGATACTCAGATCTTTACGCATCCAGTCGATGGCAAAACCGAAATCAAAGTCGTTCTTGGCCATGGTTGCTGCGCGATTTTCTAATTGCCAAGATCCTGCAGCGCCGTGTTTGAGCACTTCTGTCATTTGCTCTATATCCAGCCCTGCCGATTTTGCCAATGTGATGGCTTCAGACAAACCTTGCAACACGCCCGCAATACACAGTTGGTTAGCCATTTTGGTTACTTGGCCATAGCCAACATCACCCATTAATGTTGTGGCTTTCGCAAAACAAGACATAACGGGGTGCGCTTTTTCAAATGTTGCTGCGTCACCACCGACCATTACAGTTAGGCAACCGTTGACTGCGCCAGCTTCACCACCAGAAACAGGGGCATCTAAAAAGTGGGTATTGGTTGTTAAAGCAGCAGCTGCAACTTCGCGAGCAACTTCAGCAGACGCTGTTGTATTGTCGATAAGGACCGCCCCCGCTTGCGCTGTACTCAAAATGCCGTTTTCACCTGTATATACTTGGCGAACATCGTCGTCGTTGCCAACACAGGTAAAGATAAATTCTGCCCCTTTTGCTGCTTCTGCAGGTGTCAGTGCATGTGAGCCTTTGTACTGTGCTAACCAGCGTTCAGCCGTTGCTGTTGTGCGGTTATATACGGTTACGTCATGTCCAGCATTGGCAAGGTGAGCTGCCATAGGAAAGCCCATAGTACCTAAACCAATGAAGGCAATTTTGTGTGTTGTCATA from Photobacterium sanguinicancri includes the following:
- a CDS encoding VOC family protein, with the protein product MNKHEAINYLELPAKDISATKAFFTTVFKWTFVDYGPEYSAFSDSGIEGGFYQSDLMSTTLKGAALIVFYSDKLEQTQAKVEQAGGAIIKPIFTFPGGRRFHFIEPSGNEFAVWSDKE
- a CDS encoding NAD(P)-dependent oxidoreductase, translated to MTTHKIAFIGLGTMGFPMAAHLANAGHDVTVYNRTTATAERWLAQYKGSHALTPAEAAKGAEFIFTCVGNDDDVRQVYTGENGILSTAQAGAVLIDNTTASAEVAREVAAAALTTNTHFLDAPVSGGEAGAVNGCLTVMVGGDAATFEKAHPVMSCFAKATTLMGDVGYGQVTKMANQLCIAGVLQGLSEAITLAKSAGLDIEQMTEVLKHGAAGSWQLENRAATMAKNDFDFGFAIDWMRKDLSICFDAADKLGVDLPLAKQVDERYASLQQRGYSRADTSVLIKQFDDEAR